In a genomic window of Acropora muricata isolate sample 2 chromosome 2, ASM3666990v1, whole genome shotgun sequence:
- the LOC136909043 gene encoding annexin A13-like isoform X1 has product MGCAASSNSKYDLQGGLDHVKSQIPQWGKEADRMHEAVQKTDEVSIVRVLARFTNKQRTKLLKTYKEKFDEDLQLVLNSKLSQETKEVVSALLCSPVNYEVQSLHKAFEQQDYETVVTIITSTKSMLLVDIEEQYSTDYNKTIEDELQGIRDNDLKHVLISLLNVDRPFTNKKADKLAAKERARSLHHSGDILALLCEPLSRNQLKETLNAFLSLYRVNINQFIDEKSSSLSIQAKEAMKGFVLHAENPARYFAKKIKHANQTQILKTIISRSEIDLYYINKEYLRCYSRQLHDAVYKQCSNKYARLLTVILDYRGQYSESARKR; this is encoded by the exons ATGGGTTGTGCGGCATCTTCAAACTCGAAGTACGATCTACAA GGTGGCTTGGACCATGTCAAATCTCAAATCCCCCAGTGGGGGAAAGAAGCTGACAGAATGCACGaagctgtgcaaaaaacagatgAAGTTAGTATTGTTCGAGTCCTGGCGAGATTTACTAACAAGCAGAGGACAAAATTATTGAAGACGTACAAAGAAAAATTTGATGAG GACCTACAACTGGTTCTCAATTCGAAGCTCAGTCAAGAAACCAAAGAAGTGGTATCAGCTTTGCTGTGTTCACCAGTTAATTATGAAGTGCAATCATTGCATAAAGCCTTCGAACAGCAGGATTATGAAACAGTAGTCACCATCATAACTTCGACTAAAAGTATGCTGCTAGTAGACATAGAGGAACAGTATTCAACCG ATTACAACAAGACGATTGAAGATGAATTGCAAGGAATACGAGACAACGACCTAAAACACGTCTTGATTTCTCTGCTAAACGTTGACAGACCATTCACCAACAAAAAAGCGGACAAATTAGCAGCCAAAGAAAGAGCGAGATCACTTCATCATTCTGGAGATATTTTGGCACTGTTGTGCGAACCGCTCAGCAGAAATCAACTTAAAGAAACACTGAACGCTTTTCTGTCACTTTACCGCGTCAACATAAACCAATTTATTGACGAGAAATCTTCTTCTTTATCAATACAAGCAAAGGAAGCCATGAAAGGCTTTG TCTTACACGCCGAAAACCCTGCGCGTTATTTCGCAAAGAAAATCAAGCACGCCAACCAAACGCAAATATTGAAAACGATAATCTCCAGATCAGAG ATAGACCTTTATTACATCAATAAGGAATATTTACGATGTTATTCCAGACAACTTCACGACGCAGTTTACAAGCAATGTAGCAACAAATATGCGAGACTTCTTACAGTTATTCTGGATTATCGAGGACAATACAGCGAGTCAGCAAGGAAAAGATAA
- the LOC136909041 gene encoding meprin A subunit alpha-like, whose translation MDLWRYLLIQVVTIFFNSNLVSYSSPVSRNAGISVITQPADEEQELTVMDRISEANKPFNIGHEGDIALTERDGNVYEKSRVRRNAVRQRKKVWPNRVIPYEMELGLDLYKDNIMAALEEFHKHTCIKFKVRTNERNWIKFRKDKGCWSYIGRLYWQKGPQSLSLGQRCNSKGIIMHELMHAIGFWHEQSRPDRDQYVEVIWENIEKGMEGQFNKYKHSKVDSMGFPYDYSSLMHYGKRTFSKNGRSTIQALNDPYMSLGRGDGFSELDIKKMNALYDCKNEKAIGWSKWSAYTPCNSRCMKYRQRVCFSERSHCPGADSHGIQTDRIKCAQEECYAPVNGNWGRWAKWDPCDKPCGYGKQKRRRACSDPAPKYGGNRCPGADTQYRMCNMMACITNSVDCNFNKDYCHWTNAWSSTPSFKWYRHTGTTPSRNTGPNGDHGTKTGHYLYIESSYPARFEYKSQLMSQSFEPTEAQCLSWWFSMYGRTVGSLNVYLINSTDGAKTRLWTRSGQQGKDWQQAHVSYSSETKYRIVFEGTRGRGYTGDIALDDIQFLKGSCRKNGFVNF comes from the exons ATGGATTTGTGGCGTTATTTGCTGATTCAGGTGGTGACGATATTTTTTAATAGCAATCTCGTCTCGTACTCAAGTCCTGTTAGCAGGAATGCAG GGATCTCTGTAATCACTCAACCTGCAGACGAAGAACAAGAGCTCACTGTAATGGACAGGATTAGCGAGGCTAATAAAC cgTTTAACATTGGACACGAAGGGGACATAGCGCTGACGGAAAGGGATGGTAACGTATACGAAAAATCACGCGTTAGGCGGAACGCTGTGCGGCAAAGGAAAAAGGTGTGGCCCAACCGGGTGATACCCTATGAAATGGAGTTGGGATTGG ACTTGTATAAAGACAACATTATGGCAGCCTTAGAAGAATTTCACAAACACACGTGTATCAAGTTTAAAGTGAGAACGAATGAAAGGAACTGGATCAAGTTTAGAAAGGACAAAGG ATGTTGGTCTTACATTGGGAGACTCTACTGGCAAAAAGGTCCTCAAAGTCTCTCCTTGGGACAACGGTGTAACAGCAAAGGCATTATTATGCATGAATTAATGCATGCAATAGGGTTTTGGCACGAGCAGTCACGGCCTGACAGAGATCAGTATGTCGAAGTCATTTGGGAGAATATTGAAAAGG GTATGGAAGGACAGTTTAACAAGTACAAACATTCCAAAGTAGACAGCATGGGTTTTCCTTACGACTACAGTAGCCTGATGCATTATGGGAAGCGTACGTTTTCTAAGAATGGCCGGTCAACTATCCAAGCGTTAAATGATCCCTACATGTCCCTGGGACGAGGAGATGGATTCAGTGAACTGGATATCAAGAAAATGAACGCTTTGTACGATTGCAAGA ATGAAAAAGCCATAGGATGGAGTAAGTGGTCAGCGTACACACCCTGTAACAGCAGATGCATGAAGTACCGACAACGAGTCTGCTTTTCAGAACGCTCTCATTGTCCTGGGGCCGACTCCCACGGCATCCAAACCGATCGAATAAAATGCGCCCAAGAGGAATGTTATG CACCTGTAAACGGAAATTGGGGACGATGGGCGAAGTGGGATCCCTGTGACAAACCTTGTGGTTACGGAAAGCAGAAGCGAAGAAGGGCATGCAGTGACCCTGCCCCAAAATATGGCGGGAATAGATGCCCGGGCGCGGATACTCAGTACCGAATGTGCAACATGATGGCCTGTATCACAA ATTCAGTTGATTGTAATTTTAACAAAGACTACTGCCATTGGACAAATGCATGGAGCAGCACGCCTTCATTCAAATGGTATCGACACACGGGTACCACGCCTAGTAGGAACACGGGGCCAAACGGGGATCATGGCACAAAGACAG GTCATTACCTGTATATCGAGTCGTCGTATCCTGCGAGGTTTGAGTACAAGTCTCAGCTGATGAGTCAATCGTTTGAGCCAACAGAGGCGCAGTGTCTAAGCTGGTGGTTCAGCATGTACGGCCGCACCGTGGGCTCACTTAACGTCTATCTCATAAATAGCACCGATGGAGCCAAGACGCGGCTATGGACAAGATCGGGACAACAAGGAAAAGATTGGCAACAGGCTCACGTTTCATACAGCTCCGAGACAAAATATAGG ATCGTATTCGAGGGCACGCGAGGTCGAGGCTACACTGGAGATATCGCGTTGGATGACATTCAGTTTTTAAAAGGCTCCTGTCGAAAAAATGGCTTTGTCAATTTTTAA
- the LOC136909043 gene encoding annexin A13-like isoform X2 has product MHEAVQKTDEVSIVRVLARFTNKQRTKLLKTYKEKFDEDLQLVLNSKLSQETKEVVSALLCSPVNYEVQSLHKAFEQQDYETVVTIITSTKSMLLVDIEEQYSTDYNKTIEDELQGIRDNDLKHVLISLLNVDRPFTNKKADKLAAKERARSLHHSGDILALLCEPLSRNQLKETLNAFLSLYRVNINQFIDEKSSSLSIQAKEAMKGFVLHAENPARYFAKKIKHANQTQILKTIISRSEIDLYYINKEYLRCYSRQLHDAVYKQCSNKYARLLTVILDYRGQYSESARKR; this is encoded by the exons ATGCACGaagctgtgcaaaaaacagatgAAGTTAGTATTGTTCGAGTCCTGGCGAGATTTACTAACAAGCAGAGGACAAAATTATTGAAGACGTACAAAGAAAAATTTGATGAG GACCTACAACTGGTTCTCAATTCGAAGCTCAGTCAAGAAACCAAAGAAGTGGTATCAGCTTTGCTGTGTTCACCAGTTAATTATGAAGTGCAATCATTGCATAAAGCCTTCGAACAGCAGGATTATGAAACAGTAGTCACCATCATAACTTCGACTAAAAGTATGCTGCTAGTAGACATAGAGGAACAGTATTCAACCG ATTACAACAAGACGATTGAAGATGAATTGCAAGGAATACGAGACAACGACCTAAAACACGTCTTGATTTCTCTGCTAAACGTTGACAGACCATTCACCAACAAAAAAGCGGACAAATTAGCAGCCAAAGAAAGAGCGAGATCACTTCATCATTCTGGAGATATTTTGGCACTGTTGTGCGAACCGCTCAGCAGAAATCAACTTAAAGAAACACTGAACGCTTTTCTGTCACTTTACCGCGTCAACATAAACCAATTTATTGACGAGAAATCTTCTTCTTTATCAATACAAGCAAAGGAAGCCATGAAAGGCTTTG TCTTACACGCCGAAAACCCTGCGCGTTATTTCGCAAAGAAAATCAAGCACGCCAACCAAACGCAAATATTGAAAACGATAATCTCCAGATCAGAG ATAGACCTTTATTACATCAATAAGGAATATTTACGATGTTATTCCAGACAACTTCACGACGCAGTTTACAAGCAATGTAGCAACAAATATGCGAGACTTCTTACAGTTATTCTGGATTATCGAGGACAATACAGCGAGTCAGCAAGGAAAAGATAA
- the LOC136909040 gene encoding XK-related protein 8-like has product MEREPPNRRPTSLKLNEQQRQNVRALQRQISRLSTSNFTDGGDNDDFVAELTKDELQLLEDVVDSFKTYNAASVEASGDEVDGVYTSKKIRKGWSVESYDAVTPEGDNFLNPARFYVRLTKEDVEALENVCIEMGEEEAFEKANKIAHHNGSHGSYSLLNGYGNKGASYGLSVALTQQCEKIVVVKNTSTSAEPESFPNPKQDSFHLISNGRVSQNNHYNGFRSKLKHLPPKERFRQAVYLVINNPVKSPPRKMDKDFPEFWRKRGNVTWLSLAFTIGGIAAFFADTGTDLKVAIDHFTTGQDYWWGGFTLTLVFLPSVVTNVVSYFWYKEDSKRLKRPPEGGWKEVCWTHWFLVGVLQRYWRVLVKAYRIKRKKDTSFVHNKLLIAMELDSALLQMILAFTEDVPQLVLQMYILISRHIEKPLDTSGIQDLWTLISICLSFFSYSRAVVNYIKCLRDSKRHKGQLRWYGYLSMWLWRALMIMSRLLTLVFFATEFKLWFFVALGIHFIIVLCFLERHEVYFFPFNKFMQHFFRVVMSYIHLFCFFCLEGSRTYSWAVKYYILEFIEIVVFSILWFTNKTRFLPWQLEVAGFVVIYMFFAFGLLMMSMYYKFLHPRFNRPRFRLSEPKKSELADEDLGDNLSREKFELWI; this is encoded by the exons ATGGAGAGGGAACCTCCAAATCGGCGACCAACAAGCCTGAAATTAAATGAACAACAGAGACAAAATGTCAGAGCTTTGCAACGTCAAATTTCTCGACTGTCTACGAGTAATTTCACCGACGGAGGCGACAATGATGACTTCGTGGCCGAGCTGACCAAAGATGAGCTTCAACTTCTTGAGGATGTAGTTGATTCATTCAAAACCTACAATGCTGCTTCGGTTGAAGCAAGTGGAGATGAAGTTGATGGCGTATACACATCGAAGAAAATACGGAAAGGCTGGTCTGTGGAGAGTTACGATGCTGTAACTCCTGAGGGTGATAATTTCCTCAATCCAGCACGATTTTATGTCCGTTTAACCAAGGAGGACGTTGAAGCTCTTGAAAACGTATGCATCGAAATGGGCGAGGAGGAAGCCTTCGAAAAGGCGAACAAGATTGCACATCACAATGGAAGTCACGGCAGTTATTCATTGTTAAACGGTTATGGAAATAAAGGCGCAAGTTACGGCTTAAGTGTGGCGCTAACGCAGCAGTGcgaaaagatagttgttgttaaaAACACTTCCACGAGTGCTGAACCTGAAAGTTTCCCAAATCCCAAACAAGACAGTTTTCATTTAATTAGCAACGGAAGAGTCTCACAGAATAATCACTACAATGGCTTTCGAAGTAAGCTAAAACACTTACCACCTAAAGAGCGCTTCAGACAAGCCGTTTATTTGGTAATAAACAACCCAGTTAAGTCGCCGCCTCGAAAAATGGACAAAGACTTTCCAGAATTCTGGCGGAAGCGTGGAAATGTAACATGGTTAAGCCTTGCGTTTACCATTGGAGGGATAGCAGCCTTTTTCGCCGACACTGGGACTGATCTTAAGGTTGCAATCGATCATTTTACGACAGGACAAGATTATTGGTGGGGAGGTTTCACACTTACCTTGGTGTTTTTGCCTTCAGTGGTCACAAATGTCGTCTCTTACTTTTGGTACAAGGAAGACTCGAAGCGATTAAAAAGGCCGCCCGAAGGTGGATGGAAAGAAGTCTGTTGGACACATTGGTTTCTTGTAGGAGTGTTACAGAG GTACTGGAGAGTTCTTGTGAAAGCTTATCGGATAAAGCGCAAGAAAGACACCAGTTTTGTTCACAACAAACTTCTTATTGCAATGGAGCTCGATTCGGCTCTACTGCAGATGATTTTGGCGTTCACAGAAGATGTCCCTCAACTAGTGCTTCAAATGTACATCCTTATTTCCCGCCACATTGAAAAACCGCTGGATACCTCTGGGATACAAGACTTGTGGACtttaatttcaatttgtttATCTTTCTTTTCGTACTCAAGAGCTGTGGTTAACTATATAAAATGCCTTCGTGATTCGAAACGCCACAAAGGACAGCTTCGCTGGTATGGGTACCTCTCTATGTGGCTATGGAGAGCTCTTATGATCATGTCTCGCCTATTAACGCtggttttctttgcaacagaATTCAAACTCTGGTTTTTTGTTGCATTAGGAATTCACTTTATCATAGTCTTGTGCTTTCTAGAACGTCATGAGGTTTATTTCTTCCCTTTCAACAAATTCATGCAGCATTTTTTCCGTGTGGTGATGTCTTACATACATCTTTTCTGCTTCTTCTGTCTTGAAGGCAGTCGCACTTACAGCTGGGCCGTGAAGTACTACATCTTAGAATTCATCGAAATTGTCGTTTTCTCCATTCTATGgtttacaaacaaaacaagatttCTTCCCTGGCAACTTGAAGTGGCGGGATTTGTTGTGATTTACATGTTTTTCGCTTTTGGACTGCTTATGATGTCAATGTATTACAAGTTCCTTCATCCTCGATTCAATCGACCCCGTTTCAGGTTATCGGAGCCCAAGAAGTCTGAGCTTGCAGATGAAGATTTGGGTGATAATTTGTCACGCGAAAAGTTCGAGTTGTGGATTTAA